In the genome of Candidatus Cloacimonadota bacterium, the window CGTTCACAAAAATCAAAACAATCACTGCTATCAAAATGAGTCGACTGTTCTTAAGATGTTTCTTACAGCAAAAATCAACAATTGCTAAACCCTGTAACAACATAATTATTGAGATTATCACTACTATATTCAAGCCAAATACTCTTGTAAACTGTATTAATGCTAAAACAAGTGCAACAATTAATAGATAAATCAATGATTGAGGGAGTTTAAACAGATGATGTTGCCATTTGAAAGCTACTCTTTTAGAAAAAAATAGTGTAGCCAGATAAACTGCAAAAATCATTGATGCAGACCATATTGCCAAGTGATAATCAATCATAATAATCCTAATCTGCTCTAAAATCGATTCTAACTGTCCGTTCGTATTACCTATTATCGTGTCGCTTGATAAAAATGTTTCATACCCTTGAAAGATCATATCCACTCTCTTCTGATAGATACCACTAAACAACACATAACGAAAAACCCCATAAGCAATTTGGCTCAAACATCCATAATACAATGCTATCGAGTGGTCTTCTGTTTTCTTTATAACATGAATAAAGATCCAAGATACTAATAAAACACTTCCAAAGATATCCGAAACTTCCAGAATTGGTATTATTCTTGATAAGTATAAGACTATTAAACTTATACAAATAATCGAATAGAATGTGATTCTTTGTCGCGGTTCTTTATCAAGCAAATAAACACAACCTATGGATACAATAAAAATGTATCCGAGAAAGGTTGATAGAATTG includes:
- a CDS encoding YybS family protein gives rise to the protein MIIIALATLVISILSTFLGYIFIVSIGCVYLLDKEPRQRITFYSIICISLIVLYLSRIIPILEVSDIFGSVLLVSWIFIHVIKKTEDHSIALYYGCLSQIAYGVFRYVLFSGIYQKRVDMIFQGYETFLSSDTIIGNTNGQLESILEQIRIIMIDYHLAIWSASMIFAVYLATLFFSKRVAFKWQHHLFKLPQSLIYLLIVALVLALIQFTRVFGLNIVVIISIIMLLQGLAIVDFCCKKHLKNSRLILIAVIVLIFVNVYFALIVSLLGLIDNWLDIRKINHI